One region of uncultured Sulfurimonas sp. genomic DNA includes:
- the lpxC gene encoding UDP-3-O-acyl-N-acetylglucosamine deacetylase: protein MYQTTIKKPVELVGIGLHKGTPVRLRLEPLESNSGIIFYRSDVDVAIALTPNNVVDTKMATVIGKDGIVISTIEHMLSAVYAYGIDNLKVIVDADEIPVMDGSSASFCMLLDEAGISELDKPKKIMRIKKEIMVQEGEKYVKLSPSPDLKYDFTIKFPHPVINKQEYVLEFTKESYKKEIARARTFGFLHEVQYLRSKGLALGGTLDNAIVLDDKKILNPEGLRFPDEFVRHKILDAIGDMSLIGMNFIGNYEALAGSHDLNHKLTIELLKNPENYEVVELVGEKMAELEKAYA from the coding sequence TATAAAAAAACCCGTAGAGTTAGTTGGAATAGGACTTCATAAGGGAACTCCTGTTCGCTTAAGATTAGAACCTTTAGAATCAAATAGCGGAATAATTTTTTATAGAAGTGATGTAGATGTAGCTATTGCACTTACTCCAAATAACGTAGTGGATACAAAAATGGCTACAGTGATTGGTAAAGATGGTATTGTAATCTCTACTATAGAACATATGCTCTCAGCTGTTTATGCTTATGGAATTGATAATTTAAAAGTAATCGTAGATGCTGATGAAATCCCTGTTATGGATGGAAGTAGTGCAAGTTTTTGTATGCTTTTAGATGAAGCGGGTATTTCTGAACTTGATAAACCTAAAAAAATAATGCGTATAAAAAAAGAGATTATGGTTCAAGAGGGTGAAAAGTATGTAAAACTTTCTCCATCACCAGATTTAAAGTATGATTTTACTATTAAGTTTCCTCATCCAGTAATAAATAAACAAGAGTATGTATTGGAATTTACTAAAGAAAGTTATAAAAAAGAGATAGCTAGGGCTAGAACTTTTGGTTTTTTACATGAAGTTCAATATCTACGCTCAAAAGGCTTAGCCTTAGGTGGAACATTAGATAATGCTATTGTTTTAGATGATAAAAAGATACTAAATCCAGAAGGTTTAAGATTTCCAGATGAATTTGTAAGACATAAAATCTTAGATGCTATTGGTGATATGTCTTTAATTGGTATGAACTTTATAGGTAATTATGAAGCCTTGGCAGGTAGTCATGATTTAAATCATAAACTTACGATAGAACTTCTTAAAAATCCTGAAAACTATGAAGTTGTAGAACTTGTGGGTGAAAAAATGGCAGAGTTAGAAAAAGCATATGCTTGA